The Tistrella mobilis genome window below encodes:
- a CDS encoding alkene reductase — MTDQISDARLFLPVTLGSLTLANRIAMAPLTRSRAGADGVPSPLAATYYAQRASAGLLITEATNISAEGRGYAWTPGIFTPGQVSGWKAVTDAVHARGGRIFMQLWHTGRISHPSLQPGGVPPVAPSAIRPEGQAFTEAGFVPFETPRALSADEMPRLIEDYRKAAENAKAAGLDGVEIHGANGYLLEQFLRDATNTRTDDWGGSIENRARLLLAATDAAISVFGADRVGVRLSPVTPANDAGQDSDPAALYGYVAAELGRRGIAFIHVIEGATGGPRDNQPFDYAALRKAFGRQGWIVNNGYDREAAIAAVDEGRADMVAFGRPFISNPDLVDRLRRNAPLAPLDRDTLYGGGAKGYVDYPTLDGRFAAA; from the coding sequence ATGACCGACCAGATTTCCGATGCCCGCCTGTTCCTGCCGGTGACGCTGGGCTCGCTGACCCTCGCCAATCGCATCGCCATGGCACCGCTGACCCGCTCGCGCGCCGGCGCCGACGGCGTGCCCTCGCCGCTTGCCGCCACCTATTACGCCCAGCGCGCCTCGGCCGGCCTGCTGATCACCGAGGCAACCAATATCAGCGCCGAGGGCCGCGGCTATGCCTGGACCCCGGGCATCTTCACGCCCGGGCAGGTGAGCGGCTGGAAGGCCGTCACCGATGCGGTTCATGCCCGCGGCGGCCGGATCTTCATGCAGCTCTGGCATACCGGCCGGATCTCGCACCCCAGCCTGCAACCGGGCGGCGTTCCGCCGGTGGCGCCCTCGGCCATACGCCCCGAAGGCCAGGCCTTCACCGAAGCCGGCTTCGTGCCCTTCGAAACCCCGCGCGCGCTCTCTGCCGACGAAATGCCGCGGCTGATCGAGGATTATCGCAAGGCGGCCGAGAATGCCAAAGCCGCCGGGCTCGACGGTGTCGAGATCCACGGCGCCAACGGCTATCTGCTGGAACAGTTCCTGCGGGATGCCACCAACACCCGCACCGACGACTGGGGCGGCAGCATCGAGAACCGCGCCCGGCTGCTGCTGGCGGCAACCGATGCCGCGATCTCGGTGTTCGGCGCCGACCGGGTAGGCGTGCGGCTCTCGCCGGTGACGCCGGCCAACGATGCCGGCCAGGATTCCGATCCCGCCGCGCTCTACGGTTACGTCGCCGCAGAACTCGGCCGGCGCGGCATCGCCTTCATTCATGTGATCGAAGGCGCGACCGGCGGCCCGCGCGACAACCAGCCCTTCGACTATGCCGCCCTGCGCAAGGCCTTCGGCCGCCAGGGCTGGATCGTGAACAACGGCTATGATCGCGAAGCCGCGATCGCCGCCGTCGATGAAGGCCGGGCCGACATGGTCGCCTTCGGCCGGCCGTTCATCTCCAACCCCGATCTTGTCGACCGGCTGCGCCGCAATGCGCCGCTGGCGCCGCTCGATCGCGACACGCTCTATGGCGGCGGCGCGAAGGGTTATGTCGACTATCCCACGCTTGATGGTCGGTTCGCCGCCGCGTGA
- a CDS encoding aldehyde dehydrogenase family protein, translating to MSGANEIKRSWQHYIDGRFVDSLDGTRIPVVNPATGEVIADIACAKAADVDMAVAAARKAFNARLLQNMKPVERSRMMHRIARILLERTEEIALVETLDNGKRLSAARGDVAAAARYFEYYAGMADKLEGKSIPLGPDYIDYTVHAPFGVSAQIVPWNFPLQIGARSIACALATCNTVVMKTPELSALSLAALAQAVHDAGVPAGVVNILTGFGHEAGAALAGHGDIDHLVFTGSVQTGSRILHALADRVVPAVMELGGKSAGVVFRDADIDQVITSTRGGIFTNAGQVCSASSRLVVERPVYDQVVERMAAAASALKIGPGIEDAELTPVISDGQLDKIEAMCLRAVQAGATAAAGGRRVDRPGYFMAPTVIAGTTPDSEIAQHEVFGPVLTILPFDDAEEALAIANGTDYGLCAGVYTRDLARAHLVADRLIAGQVFVNEWFAGGIETPFGGMKRSGYGREKGVEALLGYVQTKNVAIRLTAGATGRPGA from the coding sequence ATGAGCGGCGCGAACGAGATCAAGCGGAGCTGGCAGCACTATATCGACGGCCGCTTCGTCGACAGCCTGGACGGCACCCGCATCCCGGTGGTCAACCCGGCGACCGGTGAGGTCATCGCCGACATCGCCTGCGCAAAGGCCGCCGATGTCGACATGGCGGTGGCCGCCGCGCGCAAGGCCTTCAACGCCCGCCTGCTGCAGAACATGAAGCCGGTGGAGCGGTCGCGGATGATGCACCGCATCGCCCGGATCCTGCTGGAGCGGACCGAGGAGATCGCGCTGGTCGAAACGCTCGACAACGGCAAGCGGCTGTCGGCTGCCCGTGGCGACGTCGCCGCCGCCGCGCGCTATTTCGAATATTACGCCGGCATGGCCGACAAGCTGGAAGGCAAGTCGATCCCGCTCGGCCCCGACTATATCGACTACACCGTGCACGCGCCCTTCGGCGTGTCGGCGCAGATCGTGCCGTGGAACTTCCCGCTCCAGATCGGTGCCCGCTCGATCGCCTGCGCGCTCGCCACCTGCAACACCGTGGTGATGAAGACCCCGGAGCTTTCGGCCCTGTCGCTGGCGGCACTCGCCCAGGCGGTCCACGATGCCGGCGTGCCCGCCGGTGTCGTCAACATCCTGACCGGTTTCGGCCACGAGGCGGGCGCCGCCCTCGCCGGCCATGGCGATATCGACCATCTGGTCTTCACCGGCTCGGTGCAGACCGGCAGCCGGATCCTCCATGCCCTGGCCGACCGGGTCGTGCCGGCGGTGATGGAGCTGGGCGGCAAGTCGGCCGGCGTGGTGTTCAGGGACGCCGATATCGATCAGGTCATCACCTCGACCCGCGGCGGCATTTTCACCAATGCGGGCCAGGTCTGCTCGGCCTCGTCCAGGCTGGTGGTGGAACGGCCGGTTTATGACCAGGTGGTGGAGCGCATGGCCGCCGCCGCCTCGGCGCTGAAGATCGGCCCGGGGATCGAGGATGCCGAGCTGACCCCGGTGATTTCGGACGGCCAGCTCGACAAGATTGAGGCCATGTGCCTGCGCGCGGTCCAGGCCGGTGCCACCGCGGCGGCCGGCGGCCGCCGGGTCGACCGGCCGGGCTATTTCATGGCGCCGACCGTCATCGCCGGCACCACGCCCGACTCGGAAATCGCGCAGCACGAGGTCTTCGGTCCCGTGTTGACCATCCTGCCCTTCGACGATGCAGAAGAAGCACTCGCCATCGCGAACGGCACCGATTACGGTCTCTGTGCGGGTGTCTACACCCGCGATCTGGCCCGGGCGCATCTGGTGGCGGACCGCCTGATCGCCGGTCAGGTCTTCGTGAACGAGTGGTTCGCCGGCGGCATCGAAACGCCGTTCGGCGGCATGAAGCGGTCGGGTTATGGCCGGGAGAAGGGCGTCGAAGCCCTGCTCGGCTATGTCCAGACCAAGAATGTCGCGATCCGGCTGACCGCCGGCGCGACCGGCCGTCCGGGCGCCTGA
- a CDS encoding RidA family protein, producing the protein MSGKIEARLAELGITLPVPAVPVANYVPYAVTGNLVYTSGQVPVADGAVVWKGKVGGERSIEDGAAAARLCALNCIAQLKAACGGDLDRVKRIVKVVIFVSSAAGFNGQPQVGNGASDVLVDIFGDAGKHARSAVGVNELPLDVTAEVEIVAEIA; encoded by the coding sequence ATGTCGGGCAAGATCGAGGCGCGTCTCGCAGAACTGGGCATCACCCTGCCGGTGCCCGCCGTCCCCGTCGCGAATTACGTGCCTTACGCCGTGACCGGCAATCTGGTCTACACCTCCGGCCAGGTCCCGGTCGCCGATGGTGCGGTCGTCTGGAAGGGCAAGGTCGGCGGCGAGCGTTCGATCGAAGACGGCGCCGCCGCCGCGCGGCTCTGCGCACTGAACTGCATCGCGCAGCTCAAGGCCGCCTGCGGCGGTGATCTCGACCGCGTGAAGCGGATCGTGAAGGTGGTGATCTTCGTGTCCTCCGCCGCCGGCTTCAACGGTCAGCCGCAGGTGGGCAACGGCGCATCGGACGTGCTGGTCGACATCTTCGGCGATGCCGGCAAGCATGCCCGCTCGGCGGTGGGGGTGAACGAACTGCCCCTGGACGTGACGGCGGAAGTCGAGATCGTCGCCGAGATCGCCTGA
- a CDS encoding thiamine pyrophosphate-dependent enzyme translates to MTGTDAPATTPPSGGEAIIRTLIAHGIDTAFCVPGESYLAVLEALRVHADRIRLLVHRHETGAACAAEAWARARRLPGIAMVTRGPGASNAAHGVHVAAQDSTPLVLMVGQVATREHGLEAFQEVDYGAMFGHAVKAVIEPRTAADCAGATARALRIAMAGRPGPVILVLPEDVTEGAVAADTLPDIAGGVRANGPDLGRLRAAAGLPGTAQTIAAAEALAAAARPIVIAGEIAAFDRAHAALDRLARVSGCGLATAFRRQDLVPADHPAWFGHLGLGRSPAQKRAFAEADLILVAGSRLDDVTSEGWTLPAPHQTVIHLYPDAGEIARAAGRGARLPEHMLVADVAAGLDALAEHLADRQPPADRINWRDAIHAGVADFAARPVTPVLGAVDMAAVVTMAAEMAGPEAAVAIDAGNFAGFVHRYWPFRRPDTQFATQAGAMGYGLPAGLGAATADRDRPVVVFAGDGGFLMTGQELATAVLEDLPVKVVVVDNGVYGTILMHQTRRIGRDRGHGIALSRPDFALLARAYGAAGFTVERTEDFAEAFRAALAHDGPALVHVKTDPRDISAYGPL, encoded by the coding sequence ATGACCGGAACCGACGCACCCGCGACGACACCGCCCTCGGGCGGGGAAGCCATCATCCGCACCCTGATCGCCCACGGCATCGACACCGCCTTCTGCGTGCCGGGCGAAAGCTATCTTGCCGTACTGGAAGCGCTGCGCGTCCATGCCGACCGCATCCGCCTGCTGGTCCATCGCCACGAGACCGGCGCCGCCTGCGCCGCCGAAGCCTGGGCACGGGCCCGCCGCCTGCCCGGCATCGCCATGGTCACCCGCGGGCCCGGCGCCTCCAACGCCGCCCATGGCGTGCATGTGGCAGCCCAGGATTCCACGCCGCTGGTGCTGATGGTCGGCCAGGTCGCAACCCGCGAGCACGGGCTGGAAGCCTTCCAGGAAGTCGATTACGGCGCCATGTTCGGCCATGCGGTCAAGGCGGTGATCGAGCCGCGCACCGCCGCCGACTGTGCCGGCGCCACCGCCCGTGCCCTGCGAATCGCCATGGCCGGGCGTCCCGGTCCGGTGATCCTGGTCCTGCCCGAGGATGTGACCGAAGGCGCGGTCGCCGCAGATACCCTGCCCGATATCGCCGGCGGCGTGCGGGCCAACGGCCCCGATCTCGGCCGGCTGCGTGCCGCCGCCGGCCTGCCCGGCACCGCCCAGACCATTGCCGCCGCAGAGGCGCTTGCCGCAGCGGCCCGCCCGATCGTAATCGCAGGCGAGATCGCGGCCTTCGACCGCGCCCATGCCGCCCTGGACCGGCTGGCGCGGGTCAGCGGCTGCGGCCTCGCCACCGCCTTCCGCCGCCAGGATCTGGTGCCGGCAGACCATCCGGCCTGGTTCGGCCATCTGGGGCTGGGCCGCAGCCCGGCACAGAAGCGTGCCTTTGCCGAGGCCGATCTGATCCTGGTTGCCGGCAGCCGGCTCGATGACGTGACCAGCGAGGGCTGGACGCTTCCCGCCCCGCATCAGACCGTCATCCATCTCTATCCCGATGCCGGAGAGATCGCCCGTGCCGCCGGCCGCGGCGCCCGCCTGCCGGAGCACATGCTGGTGGCGGATGTGGCCGCCGGGCTCGACGCCCTGGCCGAACACCTGGCCGACCGGCAGCCGCCGGCCGATCGGATCAACTGGCGTGATGCGATCCATGCGGGCGTCGCCGATTTCGCGGCCCGGCCGGTCACGCCGGTACTGGGTGCGGTCGACATGGCCGCGGTGGTGACGATGGCCGCAGAGATGGCCGGCCCCGAGGCCGCGGTTGCGATCGATGCCGGCAATTTCGCCGGCTTCGTCCACCGCTACTGGCCCTTCCGCCGTCCCGACACCCAGTTCGCCACCCAGGCCGGCGCCATGGGCTATGGCCTGCCGGCAGGGCTTGGAGCCGCCACGGCCGATCGCGATCGCCCGGTGGTGGTCTTTGCCGGCGATGGCGGCTTCCTGATGACCGGACAGGAACTGGCGACCGCCGTGCTCGAAGATCTGCCGGTCAAGGTGGTGGTGGTCGACAACGGCGTCTACGGCACCATCCTGATGCACCAGACCCGGCGCATCGGCCGCGACCGCGGCCACGGTATTGCCCTGTCGCGCCCCGATTTCGCCCTGCTCGCCCGGGCCTATGGTGCCGCAGGCTTTACCGTGGAGCGGACGGAGGATTTCGCCGAGGCCTTCCGGGCGGCGCTTGCCCATGACGGACCGGCGCTGGTGCATGTGAAGACCGACCCCAGAGACATCTCGGCCTACGGGCCGCTCTGA
- a CDS encoding DUF898 family protein: MDQTPLAPVSPTRWTRFHGVRRAFRNLVLRGALLELVTFGFYRFWLATDIRRHLWSHTLVDGDPLEYVGRARELLIGFLIATAILMPAYLLYFLVGIEAERVQAFASLPLSLFLYLFARFAIYRAHRYRVTRTVWRGLRFTMTGSGIGYAWRAALWDLAVLLSLGAALPWRQVALERYRMRHTAYGDIGGGFDGTGRELFRRGWPLWLLTLPALLTVIPLPFLIAAWRATMLQWWVSNVRFGEVRFHSYLERRALFGTYWKATGWWVLLGVLLGLWVSGIFGLAAVLAEPAADGTPDYAAAFAHPLALAGLGLGYLLMALAAGVVVRIYLTRDIWARIVETTAVYGLEAADHATGQGEAVDAIGEGFAGGLDLNIGGL; encoded by the coding sequence ATGGACCAGACCCCGCTTGCCCCTGTCTCACCCACCCGCTGGACGCGGTTCCACGGCGTGCGGCGGGCCTTCCGCAACCTGGTCCTCCGGGGTGCGCTGCTTGAACTCGTCACCTTCGGCTTCTACCGCTTCTGGCTGGCCACCGACATCCGCCGGCATCTCTGGTCCCATACCCTGGTCGACGGCGATCCACTGGAATATGTCGGGCGTGCCCGCGAACTGCTGATCGGCTTCCTGATCGCGACCGCGATCCTGATGCCGGCCTATCTGCTGTATTTTCTGGTCGGCATAGAAGCCGAGCGGGTCCAGGCCTTCGCCAGCCTGCCGCTCTCTCTCTTCCTCTATCTCTTTGCCCGGTTCGCGATCTATCGCGCCCACCGCTACCGGGTGACCCGGACCGTCTGGCGGGGGCTGCGCTTCACCATGACCGGGTCCGGCATCGGCTATGCCTGGCGCGCGGCACTCTGGGATCTGGCGGTGCTGCTGAGCCTGGGGGCCGCCCTGCCCTGGCGGCAGGTGGCGCTGGAGCGCTATCGCATGCGCCACACCGCCTATGGCGACATCGGGGGCGGTTTCGACGGCACCGGACGGGAGCTGTTCCGCCGCGGCTGGCCTCTCTGGCTGCTGACCCTGCCGGCCCTGCTGACCGTCATCCCCCTGCCCTTCCTGATCGCGGCCTGGCGGGCGACCATGCTGCAGTGGTGGGTGTCCAATGTCCGGTTCGGCGAGGTCCGCTTCCACAGCTATCTTGAGCGCCGGGCGCTTTTCGGCACCTATTGGAAGGCGACCGGCTGGTGGGTGCTGCTGGGCGTTCTGCTGGGCCTCTGGGTCTCCGGCATTTTCGGTCTTGCCGCCGTCCTGGCGGAGCCCGCCGCCGACGGCACGCCGGACTATGCCGCCGCCTTCGCCCATCCCCTGGCGCTGGCGGGTCTGGGTCTCGGCTATCTGTTGATGGCGCTGGCCGCGGGGGTGGTGGTGCGGATCTATCTGACCCGCGACATCTGGGCGCGGATCGTCGAGACCACCGCGGTCTACGGGCTGGAGGCGGCCGATCACGCAACCGGTCAGGGCGAGGCGGTAGACGCGATCGGCGAAGGTTTCGCCGGCGGGCTCGATCTCAACATCGGGGGTCTCTGA
- a CDS encoding M48 family metallopeptidase, with the protein MTEASGTDARAIFFDGRRARRRQVTIIIGPVLEILEEDTPLARWAWDDIRRADGHGRLRLKTLAGSNPLARLEIADPELARIVETRCTALDHGQGRGRTRQILGWSAAACVSIVLLAVYGIPFAADRITPLVPRSVEARLGDATDRQVRALLGGETCARPQGQAALDRMVMALLDAGLPPEDDETVVDVVVLSSDVVNAIALPGGRIYVFDGLLQKAETPDELAGVIAHEIGHVHHRDGLRMVIRAGSTSFVIGLLFGDVAGGAAIVTAADAVLNAAYSRDAETAADDFSAAAMTRLGRSPAAFGELLVRVTGESEGHGTLLDSHPFGADRLARLAAAGRAADGPALLNTTEWQALKSICGSAERPGPKREALKNSDRPARF; encoded by the coding sequence ATGACCGAGGCGTCCGGAACCGATGCCCGCGCGATTTTCTTCGACGGCCGGCGCGCGCGCCGACGACAGGTCACGATCATCATCGGCCCGGTGCTGGAGATCCTCGAAGAGGACACGCCGCTCGCCCGCTGGGCCTGGGACGACATCCGCCGGGCCGACGGCCACGGCCGGCTGCGCCTGAAGACCCTGGCGGGGAGCAACCCGCTGGCACGGCTGGAGATCGCCGACCCCGAGCTTGCGCGGATTGTCGAAACACGCTGCACGGCCCTCGACCACGGTCAGGGCCGCGGGCGGACCCGCCAGATCCTGGGCTGGTCTGCGGCCGCCTGCGTCTCGATCGTGCTGCTGGCGGTTTACGGCATTCCCTTCGCCGCCGACCGGATCACGCCGCTGGTGCCGCGTTCGGTCGAAGCCAGGCTGGGGGATGCCACCGACCGGCAGGTGCGGGCGCTGCTGGGAGGCGAGACCTGCGCCCGGCCCCAGGGCCAGGCGGCGCTGGACCGGATGGTCATGGCCCTGCTCGATGCCGGCCTGCCGCCCGAGGACGACGAGACCGTCGTCGACGTGGTGGTGCTGTCGTCGGATGTGGTCAACGCCATCGCCCTGCCCGGCGGGCGGATCTACGTCTTCGACGGCCTGTTGCAGAAGGCCGAAACCCCCGACGAACTGGCCGGGGTCATCGCCCACGAGATCGGCCATGTCCATCATCGCGACGGGCTCCGGATGGTGATCCGGGCCGGCAGCACCTCTTTCGTGATCGGGCTGCTGTTCGGCGATGTGGCAGGTGGCGCGGCGATCGTCACCGCCGCCGATGCCGTGCTGAATGCCGCCTATTCCCGCGATGCGGAAACCGCCGCCGACGACTTTTCGGCCGCGGCCATGACCAGGCTGGGCCGCTCTCCCGCGGCCTTCGGTGAGCTTCTGGTCCGGGTGACGGGGGAAAGCGAAGGGCATGGCACCCTGCTCGACAGCCACCCCTTCGGCGCAGACCGGCTGGCCCGTCTCGCCGCCGCAGGGAGGGCAGCGGACGGTCCCGCTCTGCTGAACACGACGGAATGGCAGGCTCTCAAGAGCATCTGCGGCTCGGCCGAAAGGCCCGGCCCGAAGCGCGAGGCGCTGAAGAACAGCGACAGGCCGGCCCGCTTCTGA